One stretch of Thalassovita sp. DNA includes these proteins:
- a CDS encoding YciI family protein, translating into MGFIPEGHTLFVIDIEYTVEMEAVAPHLDAHMAFVAKGYEDGLFLASGAKVPRTGGVIIAQGASRSAVEALVADDPFSKAGIVQVTITEFVGRNLADVLK; encoded by the coding sequence ATGGGTTTTATCCCTGAAGGCCACACCCTGTTTGTGATCGACATTGAATACACCGTTGAGATGGAGGCCGTAGCACCGCATCTGGACGCGCATATGGCGTTTGTCGCCAAGGGGTATGAGGATGGTCTGTTTCTGGCCTCAGGCGCCAAGGTGCCGCGCACCGGTGGGGTCATCATTGCCCAAGGCGCCTCACGCAGTGCGGTTGAGGCCCTGGTGGCTGATGATCCTTTCAGCAAAGCGGGGATTGTGCAGGTCACCATCACCGAGTTTGTTGGGCGCAATCTGGCGGATGTGCTAAAGTAG
- the ubiG gene encoding bifunctional 2-polyprenyl-6-hydroxyphenol methylase/3-demethylubiquinol 3-O-methyltransferase UbiG, whose protein sequence is MQTAQTTVDPSEVAKFEAMAAEWWDPKGKFKPLHLMNPCRLDYITRQIAGEFNRDLSTDRPFEGLRLLDIGCGGGLLSEPMARLGATVVGADAAAGNIPVAQVHAEQSGLEIDYRNVTAEALAEAGEQFDVVLNMEVVEHVADPQAYLTACQQLLKPGGLMVCSTINRNPKSFAMAIVGAEYIMRWLPKGTHEWHKFITPDELVNLIQNAGLDAVDRKGFVFNPVSWQWKISDRDLSVNYVTASVKP, encoded by the coding sequence ATGCAAACCGCTCAGACCACCGTTGACCCGTCAGAAGTCGCCAAATTCGAAGCCATGGCAGCAGAATGGTGGGATCCCAAAGGCAAGTTCAAGCCGCTGCACCTGATGAACCCCTGCCGGTTGGACTACATCACCCGCCAGATCGCGGGTGAGTTTAACCGCGACCTCAGCACCGATCGCCCCTTTGAAGGGCTGCGCCTATTGGACATTGGCTGTGGTGGCGGATTGCTGAGCGAACCGATGGCCCGACTGGGCGCCACCGTGGTGGGCGCAGATGCGGCCGCGGGCAACATTCCCGTGGCCCAGGTCCACGCCGAACAATCGGGGCTGGAGATTGATTATCGCAACGTGACCGCCGAGGCGCTGGCGGAAGCCGGCGAACAGTTTGACGTTGTGTTGAACATGGAAGTGGTGGAACACGTCGCCGATCCGCAGGCCTATCTGACCGCCTGCCAGCAGCTGCTGAAACCCGGTGGGCTGATGGTCTGCTCCACCATCAACCGCAATCCCAAAAGCTTTGCCATGGCGATTGTCGGCGCTGAATACATCATGCGCTGGCTGCCCAAAGGCACCCATGAATGGCACAAGTTCATCACCCCGGATGAGCTGGTCAACCTGATCCAGAACGCGGGTCTCGACGCCGTGGATCGCAAGGGGTTTGTGTTCAACCCCGTAAGCTGGCAGTGGAAAATCTCAGACCGCGATCTGTCGGTGAACTATGTCACCGCCAGCGTGAAGCCATAA
- the pip gene encoding prolyl aminopeptidase → MDRFSGQKSAVHYLHPPIDPFDQRMLDVGDGHKVYLEQSGNPQGVPVVVLHGGPGGGCSPAMRRYFDPRYYRIILFDQRGCGRSRPHASVENNTTWHLVADIELIRETLEIDEWFVFGGSWGATLALIYAQSHPEAVKGLILRGVFLATQSELDWFYGGGAGKFWPETWARFADLIPAEEQGDYIAAYHKRLFGPDLQVQTKYAKAWAEWENALASVYSNGYGGDSPGEYARAFARLENHYFRHGAFLEEDGQILRDLPKIAHIPAVIVQGRYDMICPPEAAWKLARGWPNADLRMIRNAGHALSEPGISAELVRAMDQIAEEGGLD, encoded by the coding sequence ATGGACAGATTCTCGGGCCAAAAAAGCGCAGTACATTACCTGCATCCGCCGATTGATCCTTTCGATCAGCGTATGCTGGACGTGGGCGATGGTCACAAGGTTTATCTGGAACAATCCGGCAATCCGCAAGGGGTGCCGGTGGTGGTCCTGCATGGGGGGCCCGGTGGTGGCTGCAGCCCGGCGATGCGGCGCTATTTTGATCCGCGCTATTACCGAATCATCCTGTTTGATCAGCGCGGCTGTGGCCGGTCGCGCCCGCATGCCTCGGTTGAGAATAACACCACCTGGCATCTGGTGGCGGATATTGAGTTGATCCGCGAAACGCTTGAGATCGACGAATGGTTCGTGTTCGGCGGCAGCTGGGGGGCAACCCTGGCGCTGATCTACGCCCAGAGCCATCCGGAGGCGGTCAAAGGGCTGATCCTGCGCGGTGTCTTTCTGGCGACGCAGAGTGAGCTGGATTGGTTCTATGGCGGCGGCGCCGGCAAGTTCTGGCCTGAAACCTGGGCGCGGTTTGCCGATCTGATCCCGGCGGAGGAACAGGGCGATTATATCGCCGCCTATCACAAACGGCTGTTTGGTCCCGATCTGCAGGTGCAGACCAAATACGCCAAGGCCTGGGCGGAATGGGAAAATGCCTTGGCCTCGGTCTATTCTAACGGCTACGGCGGCGACAGCCCGGGGGAATATGCCCGTGCCTTTGCCCGGCTGGAAAACCACTACTTTCGCCATGGCGCCTTCCTGGAGGAAGACGGCCAGATCTTGCGGGATCTGCCCAAGATCGCCCATATCCCCGCGGTGATTGTGCAGGGGCGCTATGACATGATCTGCCCGCCCGAGGCCGCTTGGAAACTGGCGCGCGGCTGGCCAAATGCGGATCTGCGGATGATCCGCAACGCTGGGCATGCGCTTAGCGAGCCGGGCATCAGCGCTGAATTGGTCCGCGCGATGGATCAGATCGCCGAAGAGGGCGGGCTGGACTAA
- a CDS encoding CDGSH iron-sulfur domain-containing protein, protein MSDKPSVETRPNGPLVVKGVSRMTGPDGAEVEVKEVMALCRCGQSKSKPFCDGSHVAAGFDDGVGKPSGRDRLIAYEGAEATVTYNPMLCSHAAECGRLASHIFNPAQKPWVQPDKGTVDEVRAVVAACPSGALALGSAEAREHLIAEVAQVAIEKNGPYWVHDVTAPAPPQGEGMSADKYVLCRCGQSGNKPYCDGSHRDLKWRDD, encoded by the coding sequence ATGAGCGACAAACCCAGCGTAGAAACCCGCCCGAACGGCCCCTTGGTGGTCAAAGGGGTGTCCCGTATGACCGGCCCGGACGGCGCGGAGGTTGAGGTCAAAGAGGTCATGGCGCTGTGCCGCTGTGGCCAGTCGAAATCAAAACCCTTTTGTGATGGCTCACATGTGGCGGCCGGATTTGACGATGGGGTCGGTAAACCCTCGGGCCGGGATCGGTTGATTGCTTATGAGGGGGCCGAGGCTACGGTGACCTATAATCCGATGCTGTGTTCCCATGCGGCGGAATGCGGGCGTCTGGCCAGTCACATTTTCAATCCGGCGCAGAAACCCTGGGTGCAGCCCGACAAGGGCACGGTGGATGAGGTGCGCGCGGTTGTTGCCGCCTGCCCATCGGGGGCCCTTGCGCTGGGCAGCGCTGAGGCGCGTGAACATCTGATCGCTGAGGTCGCACAGGTGGCGATTGAGAAAAACGGCCCCTATTGGGTGCATGATGTCACCGCCCCCGCACCGCCGCAGGGTGAGGGGATGAGCGCCGATAAATACGTGCTTTGCCGCTGCGGTCAGTCCGGCAACAAACCCTATTGCGATGGCTCCCATCGGGATCTGAAATGGCGTGACGACTGA